TTTTACCGGCTTAATTGGTCTTTTGCCACCCACGCCCAAGCGCGGCTTAGTATTAATAGACCCGCCCTATGAGCTAAAAGAAGATTACCAGACCCTAGCCGAGACTATGGCTCAAGCCTATAAGCGCTGGCCGATTGGCATTTATGCTATCTGGTATCCTTTATTAGCCAAAGACGTAGATCGCAGTGCCAGCCTTAAAGCGGCGCTGGCACAAACCGGCTTTGATAATATCTTGTGTGCCGAGTTAAGCGTCAGACAACAAGCTCAAGATTTTGGCATGCATGGCTCAGGCATGATGATTTTAAACCCGCCGTGGAAGCTAGATGAGCAACTTAAGTCATTGCTACCCCGCTTAGCCGAGACTCTAGGCCAAGACCCAAGTGCAACAGGACATCTCGCATGGCTTAAACAAAGTGATAAGTGAGGGTATTCATATCCAACTAACAATACGCTCGTCCTCTTATTCTATAAAGCCGCTGCTTTATAGAAATGACATATTTTTAGCTGATTAAATTATTAGGTGGTGCCTGTGTATAACCCTTCAGATTTTAATCTTGATGATGAAATGATCGATGAGCTTAGGGATTTGGGCTATGAGCTTAATGACTACTCATTATCTGACGCTGACTTTAGTGATCTCGACTTTGAAGGTTATGCCAGTGAAGACTCAGATATCATTTTAGATGTGCCCTATATTCCCTCGGATGAAAAAATAGTACAGGCACTGCTCGACTTTGCCGAGATTAATAACCAAGACACTTTATATGACTTAGGTTGTGGCGATGGCCGAATTTTAGTGGCCGCAGCTCTTGAGCGTAATGCCCGCGGCGTGGGTATAGACATGGATCCAAGGCGCATTATAGAAGCCATGGAATATGCTCAACACAGTGGTGTAGAACAACAAGTGCACTTTTTAAATGAAGACTTATTAGAAGCCGATTTTAGCGATGCCACGGTAGTGACCTTGTATTTACTGGATATTGTTAATATTAAACTGCGGCCGCGTTTATTAGATGAATTGCGCCCCGGTACTCGGGTGGTGTCTCATGCGTTTAATATGGGCGACTGGAAGCCAGATCATCAACGCCAATGTGGCAATGTTAAACTTTATAAATGGCTAATTCCGGCAAAAATTGCCGGCACCTGGCAATGGCAAAGTGAAAGTGGGGATCAGTATAAAATTACCCTTAAGCAAAAATACCAAGAGGTGACTGGCCACGCTTGGTTAAACGAGCAGGTCATCGCTATTAACAGTCTGTTATTAAGAGGCGACTTGTTAGAGGTCGTATTGCAAGTGCCTACGGCGCGTCCGTTACGACTATTAATGCGCTGCCAGCCTAAACAATGGATACTAGAAGAGGGAAGTCTAGTAATAAGCCCAGCGATAAAAATCGCGCATACTTAATAATCTCTGCTCATTAACGTGTGGTTTTGTTAACTAGCTTGCAAAACCAAACGTTAACATTTGAAATATAATCTCTTAACATCAAAATAGATTTATCCCCAGCAACTTGGCTTATATCGACATGTCATTCTTATTGCACTTTGGCGTCTTGCAGCGCTGGGTGATATCTCATCGCTTTTTGCCATTGTGGGTTGGGCTTGGCCTATTATTATTTTTAGGTGGCTCCATTAAATCACTGGCAAGCCCCGCCCAATTAACCGTCACTGAACGCGCTTATTTAAGCGTGCATCCTCAAGTATCGTTTTGCGTTAATCCCGACTGGCTACCGTTTGAAGGGTTAAATGCTAATCAAGAACATATCGGCATAGTGGCTGACTTAATGACGCTACTAGCCAACAAAACCGGCCTAAATATTGTGCTCTACCCCACCCATACCTGGGAAGAAAGTATTCAAGCGTCTAAAGACGGCCGCTGCCTTGCCATTAGCTCCCTTAATGCCACGCCTGAGCGCGAGAAATGGCTTATTTTTACTGAGCCCTTACTAGAAGATCCCAATGTATTAATTACTCGAGACGAGCACCCCTTTATCTCAGATGTTAGCTCTCTCAATAACACTTCGATTGCCTTATTAAATGGCAGCAATATGGCAGAGATGTTTGCCCAAGACTTCCCAAATCTTAAAATTGTTTATACCGAAAATGAAGATGAAGGCACGCAGTTAGTATCAGAAGGCAAAGTAGACTTAACGGTACGCTCCCTAATTGTGGCAGCCCGTACTTTAAAAAGTGCCGGCTGGTACAACCTTAAAGTCTCTGGCCAATTACCAGGTTATGAAAACCATCTGCGTATAGGTGTTATCAAGTCTGAAGAAACGCTACGTAATATTCTAAACCGAGGTATTGCCAGTATTAGCCCTCAAGAAACGCAAGCCATACTAGACCGCCATCTTAATTTGCAAGTGACTCAAGAGGTAATAACCGATTATAGCTTTGCTTATCTATTAGGCGCCTTGCTGCTGGCGGTAATTATTACGAGTAGCTATTGGATGCGTCGTTTAAATGCCCTCAATGAGCGGCTCAATCACATGGCGCATACCGATGCGCTTACTCAGCTGACTAATCGCAACGGACTAAATTTAAAAAATGAGGTAGAGCGTGCCCAGCGTTACCAGCATCCTTTATCCATTATTCTATTTGATATCGACCATTTTAAAAAAGTAAATGATAACTATGGGCATCTGGTGGGTGATCAGGTGTTAGTGGAGCTAAGTCAGCTGTTAAAAAATAACCTGCGCCAAGTGGATATTATTTGCCGCTGGGGCGGTGAAGAGTTTTTAGTTATCTGTTTTGAAACCAATTTAGAGCAAACCGTGCATTTGGCCGAGCTATTAATAGATAAAGTTCGTCATCATTACTTTAAGGAAGTGGGCGAAATCACCATCAGTGGCGGCGTGGCCCAAGTACAAAGTACAGATAGTGCAGAAAGCTTAACCAAGCGCGCCGACGACTGTTTATATGAAGCTAAGCGTGCTGGCAGAGACAGAGTGCATTTTACGCCCCCTACTGCCTAAAGCCCCAGTCATCTTGCTTATAAAAAAGCCCACTCAGTATGATGAGTGGGCGAGATTATGAGTGGGCGAGCCGCCAGCATTATTCAACTAACGGCAGCGACTCCACAGAGGAAAGCAGTGGCTCGGGTTCGCTTGGCGCATTGAGCGCACCGGCTTGATTAAGCACCGGCTTAGCATACATGGCTAAAACCCGCGCTTTTAGCTCGGGAGGAATATCTTGCATGTAGCGCTCAAACTCTTTTGCCGCATTAGCATCATTAGCAGTGAGCTCGCGGGCTAAAGGTTGGCCGGCGGCTAATATATTGCTGGGGAATAAATGATAGTTGGCATAAATTTGCTTATCAATTTCTTCAGCCAGTTGATCGGCTGTTTCAAAGTCCCCGACTAATGGCTGGCCAAAAGCCACATGCACGCGACCTTTTTGACCCACTATGCCCTGTACTATGCTTTCTACGTCTTCAAATTCGCGCTTTTCATAAGCGCCTAGCTCTTCTTTAGCCGCGAGCTCACGCGCCTTAGCTTGATCGCCGGGATCGTATTCATAAGAAATGGCTACCGGCACTAAATTAAGGGTTTTAATATAGTCGGCAAAGGGGATCTTTTGTCGCTTACCTTCCATATAAAACATCTTTAAAATAGCGGGATCGGTTTTATCATTGCCATCTTTAGCTCGCCCTTCCTTTTGCGCAATCCAAATAGACTGTTGCTCATCAATGGAATGGCGCAAATAAGCCGATAGCTCGCTAAAGGCCTTCATCATCTCGCGAGGCCCTTTGGCTGAGCGTTTAACGACAAAGCTTTTATTTAGCTTCATTAACTCGGCCGCACAGGGTTTGCGTAGTAAATTATCGCCAATAGCAATGCGCACCGTATCTAAGCCATGACTGTGTAAGCCCCAGTTTACAAACGCCGGATCCATGGCAATATCTCTGTGGTTAGAGATAAAGACGTAGCCTTGACTGGGATCGAGTTGATCTAAGCCAGAATAGGTGACGCCTTGCGTGGTGCTGGTGATCATTTTTTCCATGTAGCTGGCCACTTCCAGCTGAATTTGGCGCACACTTTTAAGCTTGCGCCAGCGCCAGCTTAAATAAAGACGAATTAAGGCTCTAATAATAGGGCCACCAATACCGGACAAAGTAGAAAAACGGTATTTAGCAATGGCGCCTACAAACTCATCGTCGTGGATCAAGCGCTGAATAGCGCCGGCGACTTCTTCGTCCCGATACGGGCGAATGTCTTTAAATAAATCAGTGTCTAAAACCATGACAACCTTTATGGTGTGAACGAAAACTTCGTGACTTTACCTGTTATTGAGTACAACTGTCACAAAAGAAGCTTAAAAATCTATTAAAACCAGATCATTAACACACTGGCGGCGGTTAATAATGCCATGCCTTGATTAAAACGTCGCCAATCATTAGCTTGGCACAAACCGCCACGCAGCTTTAATCCTAAAAAAGTCCATAAATGACCCGTAACGGCCTAGTATTAAAAAGACCGCCAGTATAAGCCAAGCTGAGGGTCAATACTGCTCGTCCGCTAAGGTAAAGCCACTCATTGCAAAGAGCGCCATTACCCAGGCCTTAGGGTTAATAAATTGAAATACCATCCCTTGGTGCCAATTCATACTCCCAACGTCATTACTAGCAGGACGCGTACGAGCAATTTGCCATGCTAACCACAGCAAATAGCCACTGCCAAGTATTTTTAAGCCCCTTGTATAAACGGCCAACGAAAAAAAAAGCTGGCTGAGCCCCAACGCCGACAGTAAGAGCAACAATTGCAAACCCAGCATGATCCCCAGTAATAATTTTAAGCTAGCTCCATAACCAGCGCGCGCAGCACTGT
This genomic window from Oceanisphaera avium contains:
- a CDS encoding class I SAM-dependent methyltransferase; its protein translation is MYNPSDFNLDDEMIDELRDLGYELNDYSLSDADFSDLDFEGYASEDSDIILDVPYIPSDEKIVQALLDFAEINNQDTLYDLGCGDGRILVAAALERNARGVGIDMDPRRIIEAMEYAQHSGVEQQVHFLNEDLLEADFSDATVVTLYLLDIVNIKLRPRLLDELRPGTRVVSHAFNMGDWKPDHQRQCGNVKLYKWLIPAKIAGTWQWQSESGDQYKITLKQKYQEVTGHAWLNEQVIAINSLLLRGDLLEVVLQVPTARPLRLLMRCQPKQWILEEGSLVISPAIKIAHT
- a CDS encoding diguanylate cyclase; protein product: MSFLLHFGVLQRWVISHRFLPLWVGLGLLLFLGGSIKSLASPAQLTVTERAYLSVHPQVSFCVNPDWLPFEGLNANQEHIGIVADLMTLLANKTGLNIVLYPTHTWEESIQASKDGRCLAISSLNATPEREKWLIFTEPLLEDPNVLITRDEHPFISDVSSLNNTSIALLNGSNMAEMFAQDFPNLKIVYTENEDEGTQLVSEGKVDLTVRSLIVAARTLKSAGWYNLKVSGQLPGYENHLRIGVIKSEETLRNILNRGIASISPQETQAILDRHLNLQVTQEVITDYSFAYLLGALLLAVIITSSYWMRRLNALNERLNHMAHTDALTQLTNRNGLNLKNEVERAQRYQHPLSIILFDIDHFKKVNDNYGHLVGDQVLVELSQLLKNNLRQVDIICRWGGEEFLVICFETNLEQTVHLAELLIDKVRHHYFKEVGEITISGGVAQVQSTDSAESLTKRADDCLYEAKRAGRDRVHFTPPTA
- a CDS encoding 1-acyl-sn-glycerol-3-phosphate acyltransferase, which produces MVLDTDLFKDIRPYRDEEVAGAIQRLIHDDEFVGAIAKYRFSTLSGIGGPIIRALIRLYLSWRWRKLKSVRQIQLEVASYMEKMITSTTQGVTYSGLDQLDPSQGYVFISNHRDIAMDPAFVNWGLHSHGLDTVRIAIGDNLLRKPCAAELMKLNKSFVVKRSAKGPREMMKAFSELSAYLRHSIDEQQSIWIAQKEGRAKDGNDKTDPAILKMFYMEGKRQKIPFADYIKTLNLVPVAISYEYDPGDQAKARELAAKEELGAYEKREFEDVESIVQGIVGQKGRVHVAFGQPLVGDFETADQLAEEIDKQIYANYHLFPSNILAAGQPLARELTANDANAAKEFERYMQDIPPELKARVLAMYAKPVLNQAGALNAPSEPEPLLSSVESLPLVE
- a CDS encoding LysE family translocator, which produces MDFALLISVAGFAFASCATPGPNNMLLTHSAARAGYGASLKLLLGIMLGLQLLLLLSALGLSQLFFSLAVYTRGLKILGSGYLLWLAWQIARTRPASNDVGSMNWHQGMVFQFINPKAWVMALFAMSGFTLADEQY